A genomic window from Hyla sarda isolate aHylSar1 chromosome 10, aHylSar1.hap1, whole genome shotgun sequence includes:
- the LOC130293920 gene encoding LOW QUALITY PROTEIN: alkaline phosphatase-like (The sequence of the model RefSeq protein was modified relative to this genomic sequence to represent the inferred CDS: deleted 4 bases in 3 codons; substituted 1 base at 1 genomic stop codon) → MDLRWWALLLVIKTTMGQTFPEREKNPNYWRRQAQDTLRQALELQKLNTNEAKNVIMFLGDGMGVPTVTATRILKGQLAGNPGEETVLEMDKFPYVALAKTYNTNAQVPDSAGTATAYLCGVKANEGRSAXNAAAVLGQCNTTKGNEVDSILKWAKDAGKSVGVVTTTRVNHATPSAAYAHCVNRDWYSDNEMPKEAAEEGCKDIAWQLVNNIPDIEVIMGGGRKYMFPKNTPDVEYPKDGKSNGTRLDGLNLTRVWREKKPQHKAAHYIWNQEQLMALKPQDVDYLLGLFEPGDLVYELDRNQSTDPSLPEMVKVAISILKKNPKGFFLLVEGGRIDHGHHEGKAKQALYEAVEMDRAIGLAANMTSVDDTLTVVTADHSHVFTFGGYTHRGTSIFGLAPMLSDIDQKPFTSILYGNGPGYKLVDGNRENVSTVDHTLSSYQAQSAVPLRQETHGGEDVAVFAKGPMAHLLHGVHEQNYIPHVMAYASCIGQNRDHCVTGGAGRSAASLTLLFSALTVRLIL, encoded by the exons ATGGACCTGAGGTGGTGGGCACTGCTGCTGGTCATCAAGACGACCATGGGTCAGACCTTCCCAG AGCGCGAGAAGAACCCCAACTACTGGCGGCGGCAGGCGCAGGACACCCTGAGACAAGCGCTGGAGCTGCAGAAGCTGAACACCAACGAGGCCAAGAACGTCATCATGTTCCTGGGAGATG GTATGGGGGTGCCCACTGTTACAGCAACACGTATCTTAAAGGGACAGCTCGCTGGAAACCCCGGAGAGGAGACGGTT CTGGAAATGGACAAGTTCCCGTACGTCGCTCTAGCAAAG ACGTATAACACCAACGCGCAGGTCCCAGACAGCGCAGGCACCGCCACC GCCTACCTGTGCGGAGTGAAGGCCAACGAG GGACGGTCGGCGTGAAACGCAGCAGCGGTGCTAGGTCAATGCAACACCACCAAGGGCAACGAGGTCGATTCCATCTTAAAATGGGCCAAAGACGCAG GCAAGTCTGTGGGGGTGGTGACCACTACCAGGGTTAACCATGCCACCCCAAGTGCCGCCTACGCCCACTGTGTGAACCGGGACTGGTACTCCGATAATGAGATGCCCAAAGAAGCCGCGGAGGAAGGATGTAAGGACATCGCCTGGCAGCTCGTCAACAACATCCCCGATATCGAG GTTATCATGGGCGGGGGCAGGAAGTACATGTTCCCCAAAAACACCCCCGACGTGGAGTACCCCAAAGATGGGAAGTCAAACGGCACGAGGCTCGATGGACTGAACCTGACCCGAGTGTGGAGGGAGAAGAAGCCGCAACACAAG GCGGCACATTACATCTGGAACCAGGAGCAGCTGATGGCCCTGAAGCCACAGGACGTGGACTATCTGTTGG GTCTGTTCGAGCCGGGAGACCTGGTGTACGAGCTGGACCGGAACCAGTCTACGGACCCGTCCCTCCCCGAGATGGTGAAGGTGGCCATCAGCATCCTAAAGAAGAACCCCAAAGGCTTCTTCCTATTGGTAGAGG GTGGACGCATTGACCACGGGCATCACGAGGGTAAAGCCAAGCAAGCGCTCTACGAAGCGGTGGAGATGGACCGCGCCATAGGCCTCGCCGCCAACATGACCTCCGTGGACGACACCCTGACCGTGGTCACCGCCGACCACTCCCACGTCTTCACGTTCGGCGGCTACACGCACCGCGGCACCTCCATCTTTG GTCTGGCCCCGATGCTGAGTGACATCGACCAGAAACCCTTCACGTCCATCCTGTACGGAAACGGCCCCGGGTACAAACTAGTGGACGGAAACCGCGAAAACGTCTCCACTGTGGATCACA CTCTATCGTCCTACCAGGCGCAGTCCGCCGTCCCCCTACGCCAGGAGACGCACGGCGGAGAAGACGTCGCTGTTTTCGCTAAGGGTCCGATGGCGCACCTGCTGCACGGCGTCCACGAGCAGAACTACATCCCGCACGTCATGGCGTACGCCTCCTGCATAGGACAAAACCGCGACCACTGCGTGACCGGGGGCGCGGGGCGCAGCGCCGCCTCCCTCACCCTGCTGTTCAGCGCCCTCACGGTGCGGCTGATCCTGTGA